In Natronococcus sp. AD-5, the genomic window CGCGTACTCGACCAGTTCGGGCATCCACTCGCGGCGCCAGCCCCGATCGACGAGCGTGTACTCCCACCCCTGCTCCGCGGCGTAATCGACGTACTCCTTCTGCGTCTCGAGTTCGCGCGGACTGTCGCCGTCGGACCACCACGACCAGTTGACGATGCCGGGTTCGATCCACGAGGTATCCTCGACCTCCGGGGGATCGCTGAGCGCAGCCACGAGGTCGGACTCCACCACGGTCGGCAGGTCGCCGACGATCGCAACCCGCCACGGCGTCGCCAGCGGGAGCGTCGCGTCGACGACCTGGGGGAGCCCGTACGTGCCCGCGAACCTGAGTTCGAACAGCGTCGAGTTCTCGTCGTAGTCGAACTCCTCGTTGCCGGGGACGATCTCGTCGCGATCGTCCTCCTTCCCGGGGCGCGGTTCGAAATCGCCCTCGGTCGGCGCGTCGACCGCGACGTGGGACGCGCAGTAGTTCCCGTCCACGTTCGCCTCGGTGACGAGCGCGTACGCGTCGTCCGCCACCTCGAACAGGCAGGGAAAGCCGAAGTTGCCCGCGGCGGATTCCGCGTCCGTCTCTTCCCAGAGCGATTCGTAGTGATCGTCGTACTCGTGGAGCCACGCCGTCGATCCGTCCGGGATCTGGAACGCGCTGACCTCCTTGTCAACGAGCACGTGTCCCTCGCCCGGTAGACGATAGCGGTAGGCGACCCCTTCGTCGGACGCGACCAGTTCGAGTTTTAGAACGCCGTTCGGCGAACCGAACGTGAGCGTGCTGACGCGCGCGCGTAGCGTTTGCGTCCCCGACTCGTCGCCGCCGACCGTCTCGTAGTCCCGGGTTACGGTCTCGCTGCGCTGGCCTTCCAGCGAGAGGCTGCTGACGAACTGCCCCGCGTAGGTGGTGATACCCAGCGGTGAGGGCTCGAGCACCGTCGTACCCCCGTAACACACCGTGAGCGTCGCGACTCGACCCGGCGGCAGATCGTCGTCGAGTTCGCCCGACGGACCCAGCGCGACGGTCGCCTCGAGTTCCCCATTCGGACTCGATACGGTTACCGACTCGCCGTCTCCGCTCGTGGCCCTCGCCGATTCGGCGATTTCGTCCGTACTGGCCAGGCCTGCGACCGGTCCGACCGCAGCCGCACCCCGAAGCACCGACCGACGAGTGACCGGAAGTCGATCCGTTTCTCCCGCCTCTTCGGCGCGATCCGCCGTCCCTTCGCCCGCAGGTGAATTGGTACCGGACATCGTACTGCGAGTCACTATTAATCACTTTAAGATTACTGGTAAATACAACCTGATTGAAACTTATCCTGTACGGGCGTTATAATGCAAATTAGTTGTAAACGCGTAAATACGAACTGTGTCAGAAGAAGTCGGCCCGTACGTATCGAGAAAACGCGCCGACGGAGAGTGACGGGTACGAACCGAAGTAATTCGATGAATTCGCGCCGACCGCTACTCGACGCGGGCCGGACTCGCGGACTTCTCGGCTGCACACGCGTCGCGCAGCGACCGTCTCATTACTCGAGCGTCGGCACCGACACGGACTCGAGAACGCTCTCGATAACCTGGGTCTTGTCGACCTGGTTGACCGTCGCGTCCGGGGTCAGAACGAGTCGGTGGGCGAGCACCGATTTTGCGACCCGCTTGATGTCGTCCGGGGTCACGTACTCCCGGCCGACGAGCGTCGCGTAGGCTCGAGCCGCCTCGAACAGCCGCTGGGTGCCGCGCGGCGAGACGCCGACCTCGACGCGGCCGTCCGTGCGGGTCTCGCGGGTCAGCGCGGCGACGTACTCGAGGAGGTCCTCGTCGACCCGTACGGTTTCGGGCACCCGTCGAAGCTGATCGATCTGCGTCGGCTCGAGGACGGTCGAGACCGTCGGACTCCCCGCCTCGCGGCCGGCGCGTCGGCGCAGGAGTTCGACCTCGCCGGCCCCGTCGGGGTAGCCCATCGACGTCTTGACGAGGAACCGGTCGACCTGCGCTTCGGGCAGCGGGAACGTCCCCTCCTGCTCGACGGGATTCTGCGTCGCGATGACGAAGAACGGGTCCGGCAGCCGGCGCGTCTCCCCGTCGACCGTGACCTGACCCTCTTCCATGGCCTCGAGCAGGGCGGCCTGGGTCTTCGGCGGCGCGCGGTTGATCTCGTCGGCGAGCACGATGTTGGCGAAGATCGGCCCCTCGGTGAACTCGAAGGCGCGCTCGCGCTCGTTGAAGACGTGCGTGCCGGTCACGTCCGCGGGCAGCAGGTCGGGCGTAAACTGGATGCGCGAAAAGGAGAGGCCGAGCGCGGTGGCGACGCTGCGGGCGGTCAGCGTCTTGCCGGTTCCCGGGACGTCCTCGAGCAGGACGTGGCCGCGACCGACGACCCCGACGAGGATCTCCTCGAGAAACGATCGCTCGCAGATGACCGCGCCGCCGATCTCCTCGAGGACGGTCGTACACTCGTTGCTGGCCTGGGTGACGTCCATAGGGTCGTCGTCGGAGGCTCGCGTAAAACGTGTTTCGTTCGGCTGTCAGGTTCGTGCGTGATCGAGTCGCAGACGGCGCCGGAATCGAAACCGGTAAAAACGTCACCGCGGTAGGGTGAGGTGAGCCGAGATAGCCTAGCCCGGCCAAGGCGGCAGATTCGAAATCTGCTGTCCTCACGGACTCGGGAGTTCAAATCTCCCTCTCGGCGCTTTTCCGCGAACTACACCGTCGAGCACCGCGTGGCGTGTGCTCGGTATCCGTGAGCGGAACCCGACGAACAGGGAATGTGAACGAGAGAAGACGGAGCATCCGAGTGAAGCGAGGATGATCGTCTTCGCGTGGTTCACATCACCCTCCCGGCGCTTTTGCAGTAACAAACCGGTGAGCGACGCGTAGCGGCACGAACTACTCGTCGCTACAAAACGACTATCCGTCCTCTCGACGCCGCTCTACGACACGGGACGGCAGGCGGACGTAGGGGCTACGCGCTACGGAACAGCGACCGGTAGGGCCGTGAAGAGTTCGTCCGCCCGCTCGAGACACCCGCCGCTCGCGTCCGATCCGATCAACGCCCCGTCAGTAATCGCGTTCCCCGGCCGGGAGACCCATCATTTGCAGGGCTGCTTTTTATCGACGCTGGGGTCGGATAACGTGTTACTCCGTGACAATGTCAGTTAGAGAAAATGATGGATCAAGCGGCGGGGGTGAACACCTTCGATGAGTTCCGACGAAGACGAGCGACTGAACGACGACCCGTTCCACCCCCTCGGGGAAGCCGCCGAAGAGAATTACAAGGCCATGCTCGAGGAGACCGAGTACGACGCGGACCTCGGGATGGAGATGGCCAGAGACGCGCTGCGACTCACGAAGGGGGATATCTCGGAGGAGGAGTTCTACGACCGATACCACGAGGACGTCCTCGAGGAGTTCGGCGAGGACAGCCGTCCGATGGCCGAGCGAATCGAACAGGCCCGCGAAGAAGGGCGGCTCGAGCGGGCGCTGTCTCGCTTCGGCGACGACGAGGACTCG contains:
- a CDS encoding glycoside hydrolase family 97 protein — translated: MSGTNSPAGEGTADRAEEAGETDRLPVTRRSVLRGAAAVGPVAGLASTDEIAESARATSGDGESVTVSSPNGELEATVALGPSGELDDDLPPGRVATLTVCYGGTTVLEPSPLGITTYAGQFVSSLSLEGQRSETVTRDYETVGGDESGTQTLRARVSTLTFGSPNGVLKLELVASDEGVAYRYRLPGEGHVLVDKEVSAFQIPDGSTAWLHEYDDHYESLWEETDAESAAGNFGFPCLFEVADDAYALVTEANVDGNYCASHVAVDAPTEGDFEPRPGKEDDRDEIVPGNEEFDYDENSTLFELRFAGTYGLPQVVDATLPLATPWRVAIVGDLPTVVESDLVAALSDPPEVEDTSWIEPGIVNWSWWSDGDSPRELETQKEYVDYAAEQGWEYTLVDRGWRREWMPELVEYANGRGVDIIAWMVWYDLDTETKRETLLSRLASWGVSGIKIDYMNADRQDRMQWYDDLLESAAEHELLVNFHGSTVPKGRRRTWPHLLTTEAVRGAESYGWEEMPPSHNLALPYTRNVVGPMDYTPATLSSRYEGAPRAAETSLGHELALSVVYQSNLQHFADSVESYRSYPLAEEFLGEVSAAWDETTFVGGYPAEEATVARRDGDRWFVGSIIAGDGRTVTVPLSFLSDDRRYDARIIRDAEGGSSLEAQERVVTADATIPVRVSENGGFVVRLSRRE
- a CDS encoding AAA family ATPase, which codes for MDVTQASNECTTVLEEIGGAVICERSFLEEILVGVVGRGHVLLEDVPGTGKTLTARSVATALGLSFSRIQFTPDLLPADVTGTHVFNERERAFEFTEGPIFANIVLADEINRAPPKTQAALLEAMEEGQVTVDGETRRLPDPFFVIATQNPVEQEGTFPLPEAQVDRFLVKTSMGYPDGAGEVELLRRRAGREAGSPTVSTVLEPTQIDQLRRVPETVRVDEDLLEYVAALTRETRTDGRVEVGVSPRGTQRLFEAARAYATLVGREYVTPDDIKRVAKSVLAHRLVLTPDATVNQVDKTQVIESVLESVSVPTLE